A single window of Watersipora subatra chromosome 11, tzWatSuba1.1, whole genome shotgun sequence DNA harbors:
- the LOC137408674 gene encoding uncharacterized protein, producing MADFFIYASKNLLGKPAITANADIALGEGWDLIDVNKMLTEKLFYSLTRYQSNLSCSSRVHMCLTNYQGSHDTHIFVLKEPLDEQKLQRLDYPTNMNQAENGMIYTMGYVFKFKVSNPCLTVKTYHHHCSPVRAHRQDNYTILNLGWTKEEVHSGISYPQLL from the exons ATGGCTGACTTCTTCATCTACGCATCTAAAAATCTGCTGGGTAAACCCGCTATTACTGCAAATGCTGATATAG CTTTAGGAGAAGGTTGGGATCTTATTGATGTTAATAAGATGTTGACAGAAAAACTGTTCTATAGTCTCACAAGATATCAAAGTAATCTGAGCTGCTCTTCAAGAGTACACATGTGTCTTACCAACTACCAAG GATCACATGACACCCACATATTTGTCCTCAAAGAGCCTCTTGATGAACAGAAGTTACAGAGACTAGACTATCCAACAAATATGAACCAGGCTGAAAATG GAATGATCTACACTATGGGATATGTATTTAAATTCAAAGTTAGCAATCCATGCTTAACTGTTAAGACCTACCATCATCACTGCTCTCCAGTCCGTGCACACAGACAAGACAATTACACCATTCTTAACCTGGGTTGGACTAAGGAAGAAGTTCACAGCGGAATATCATATCCACAACTATTATAG